CCGAACCGACAAATAATTGTGTAAGACTTAAATTAAGATCAATTAATGGCAGTACAGCCAATTCGCGACGTACAATCCCCATAATTAAAGCCACACTAGCTTCAGCAGGTAAACCTAACCAACGCACCACCAAAGGTTCTAGTAAATGTCCCAAATAAGCTAGGCCTCCTGTTTCATATAAAATTGCGGTAAAAGCTACCGCAGTAGTTAAAGGAAATAAAGCATCCTGGGCAAAATGTCGTAAACGCACCCAAGTTCTTTGAGCAATTACTTTAGCCTGAGGTATCAATAAAGGCGGTAATTCCAAAATTAACGGTATTTCAGGTCGTGTAGAAAATCTTTTTAATAGAAGACCAATTAAATACATAGTGATAAGTGCTAAGCCATATAAAGCAAAAATTAAAAGCAGCGAATGTTCTCCCAAAAGGGAAATAAAGGCACCAGTTTGAGAAATACAGGGAACACCAATGGCTAACAAAGTAGCCACCACTAATCTTTCCCGTTTTTCACCTACCG
The window above is part of the Clostridia bacterium genome. Proteins encoded here:
- a CDS encoding ferrous iron transporter B encodes the protein VLSFYVLLGLLEDSGYLPRLAILTDLVFRRLGLQGTNIIPFMLGYGCAIPAILSTRAVGEKRERLVVATLLAIGVPCISQTGAFISLLGEHSLLLIFALYGLALITMYLIGLLLKRFSTRPEIPLILELPPLLIPQAKVIAQRTWVRLRHFAQDALFPLTTAVAFTAILYETGGLAYLGHLLEPLVVRWLGLPAEASVALIMGIVRRELAVLPLIDLNLSLTQLFVGSVLALFYMPCIAVFGVFASEFGMGMALMIGLVTTGLAFLMGGFFNHLFQLLIWFWG